The genomic segment CAAGAAGGTCGTCGGCACCTCCGAGCGTCCGCGCCTGGTCGTCACGCGCTCGGCGCGCCACGTCTTCGTGCAGATCGTCGACGACAGCAAGGGCCACACGCTGGCCTCGGCCTCGACCCTCGAGACCGATCTGCGCGCGTCCGACGCTGACAAGACCGCCAAGGCCCGCAAGGTCGGCGAGCTCCTCGCCGAGCGTGCCAAGGCCGCCGGCGTCTCGGACGTCGTGTTCGACCGTGGCGGCAACCGCTACGCCGGCCG from the Microbacterium atlanticum genome contains:
- the rplR gene encoding 50S ribosomal protein L18, whose amino-acid sequence is MAVKSKSDARARRHARLRKKVVGTSERPRLVVTRSARHVFVQIVDDSKGHTLASASTLETDLRASDADKTAKARKVGELLAERAKAAGVSDVVFDRGGNRYAGRVAAIADGAREGGLNL